Proteins from one Clostridium cellulovorans 743B genomic window:
- a CDS encoding pseudouridine synthase encodes MRINKLLSNYGYCSRRETNRMIEENRITVNGQNCIKGQWVEEDDIILIDNEPISLKEKIYIAFNKPVGITCTLEKTVKNNIGDYINFSDYIFPVGRLDKESQGLIILTNDGDLANKILESENKHEKEYIVTLNRPFNDSFINGMSEGVEICGVKTRKCQVSKISDNVFRIILTQGLNKQIRRMSKTFGYTVIKLERIRILNIKIDGIDIGKWRVLTDEELIKLQSC; translated from the coding sequence ATGAGAATAAATAAGCTTCTCAGTAACTACGGTTATTGTTCCAGAAGAGAAACTAATAGGATGATAGAAGAAAATAGAATAACAGTAAATGGACAAAATTGTATTAAGGGGCAATGGGTAGAGGAAGATGATATTATTCTTATTGATAATGAACCAATTTCCTTGAAAGAAAAAATCTATATTGCTTTTAATAAGCCTGTAGGAATTACTTGCACCTTAGAGAAAACTGTGAAAAATAATATCGGTGATTATATAAACTTCTCAGATTATATTTTCCCAGTAGGACGATTAGATAAAGAATCTCAAGGTTTAATAATACTTACAAATGACGGTGATCTAGCAAATAAAATTTTAGAATCTGAAAATAAACATGAGAAGGAATATATTGTTACTTTGAATAGACCTTTTAATGATTCTTTTATTAATGGAATGTCTGAAGGTGTTGAAATCTGTGGTGTTAAAACTCGAAAGTGTCAGGTAAGTAAAATTAGTGATAATGTTTTTCGTATAATTCTTACTCAAGGTCTTAATAAGCAAATTAGGCGAATGAGTAAAACTTTTGGATATACAGTTATAAAATTAGAACGAATCCGAATTTTAAATATAAAGATTGATGGAATAGATATTGGTAAGTGGCGTGTACTTACTGATGAAGAGCTTATAAAGTTACAAAGTTGTTAA
- a CDS encoding ADP-ribosylglycohydrolase family protein, translating to MKSLLIKGGMIMILRKERIIGGIWGLLVGDAVGVPYEFNNAEILRELLYIDIEPPRGFAKTYENVETGTWSDDGAQALCLLDSLLSKGKMDINDFAERLLNWYEKGLWAVDNRVFDIGIQTAEALRAYKRGVSPLNSGMIRPNGKGNGALMRVLPLAIWHKGTDEQLVEDAHLQTLVTHGNRCNGVCCALYCLWARRILNGLEIEEAYIDAVDVLRSIYEEGSEFRNELEYVIKPDEEPIGKGSGYVVDSLKSVRMVLKSKTYEEVIINAILLGDDTDTTACIAGGLAGLSYGIKAIPERWLNHMRGKELVDPLIKRLLESEI from the coding sequence ATGAAAAGTTTATTGATAAAAGGTGGAATGATAATGATTTTAAGAAAAGAACGTATAATTGGTGGCATATGGGGATTGCTTGTAGGAGATGCAGTAGGAGTACCTTATGAATTTAACAATGCAGAGATTCTTAGAGAATTGCTTTATATAGATATAGAACCTCCAAGAGGCTTTGCAAAAACATATGAAAATGTAGAGACAGGAACTTGGTCAGATGATGGAGCACAGGCATTATGTCTATTAGATTCTTTATTATCAAAGGGAAAAATGGATATAAACGATTTTGCAGAAAGACTTCTTAATTGGTATGAAAAAGGGTTATGGGCAGTTGATAATAGAGTATTTGATATAGGTATACAAACAGCAGAAGCCCTAAGAGCATATAAAAGGGGCGTATCACCCTTAAATTCTGGTATGATAAGACCTAATGGCAAAGGAAACGGAGCCTTGATGAGAGTACTTCCATTAGCAATATGGCATAAGGGAACAGATGAGCAATTAGTGGAGGATGCACATTTACAAACTCTTGTTACCCATGGGAATAGATGCAATGGAGTATGTTGTGCCTTGTATTGCTTGTGGGCTAGGAGGATACTAAATGGACTAGAAATTGAAGAAGCCTATATTGATGCAGTCGATGTATTAAGAAGTATTTATGAAGAGGGTTCAGAATTTAGAAATGAACTAGAGTATGTAATAAAACCAGATGAAGAGCCAATTGGTAAGGGGAGTGGCTATGTAGTAGATTCCTTAAAAAGCGTAAGAATGGTATTGAAAAGTAAAACCTATGAAGAGGTAATAATAAATGCCATTTTGCTTGGAGATGACACTGATACTACTGCTTGTATAGCTGGAGGACTTGCTGGACTGAGCTATGGAATAAAAGCTATTCCAGAAAGATGGTTGAACCATATGCGAGGCAAAGAACTTGTAGATCCATTAATCAAAAGGCTTCTAGAGAGTGAAATATAA
- a CDS encoding PH domain-containing protein, giving the protein MGFFKNSEGYYVKYEEEIQEFIVEGEFIEAIYGLVLDYACLTNKRIIFTDKAIGTKEIELVSIPYSKVEAVSIRKGKLFSLTNKINIYTKFQNYSLEFIKGANVTEFYKTITKYICD; this is encoded by the coding sequence ATGGGGTTCTTTAAAAATAGTGAAGGTTATTATGTTAAATATGAAGAAGAAATACAAGAGTTTATTGTTGAAGGAGAATTTATAGAAGCGATATATGGTTTGGTTCTTGATTACGCTTGCTTAACAAATAAAAGAATTATTTTTACTGATAAGGCAATAGGAACTAAAGAAATAGAACTTGTATCTATACCTTATTCAAAGGTTGAGGCGGTATCAATAAGAAAAGGTAAGCTCTTCTCATTAACAAACAAGATAAACATCTATACAAAGTTTCAAAATTATAGCTTGGAATTTATAAAAGGTGCAAATGTAACGGAATTTTATAAAACAATAACTAAATATATATGTGATTAG
- a CDS encoding SCP2 sterol-binding domain-containing protein, protein MDIKKIFEDFSNAFSKKIDKDFFIKLQFELTDLTENNIWQLDVLDGKVNVYNEEKIAPEETFTLTTDTLKKLYNNELSPLTAFSGEPNTGGVMCSLIDLKYKKQDKFITMGDKLSDETIDFIDRLHKSNEFFNKDYPTKIIVKDENCVKLHNVNAVALFSDFGHGILHAFFTIKKNEVLKQYPIEFSVYVLNGKGTMRIGANEYSIAKNEYYHVKPEDYAIFENSEDEALDILYLGINDEVK, encoded by the coding sequence ATGGATATAAAAAAGATTTTCGAAGACTTTTCCAATGCCTTCAGCAAAAAAATAGATAAAGATTTCTTTATTAAGTTACAATTTGAACTTACAGATTTAACTGAAAACAATATATGGCAATTAGATGTCCTTGACGGAAAAGTCAATGTTTATAATGAAGAAAAAATTGCTCCTGAAGAGACTTTTACTTTAACAACCGATACTCTAAAAAAATTATATAACAATGAACTATCTCCACTAACAGCCTTTTCCGGTGAACCAAATACAGGTGGAGTAATGTGTTCACTAATTGATTTAAAATATAAAAAACAAGATAAGTTTATTACCATGGGTGACAAACTTTCAGATGAAACCATAGATTTCATCGACAGATTACATAAATCTAATGAATTTTTCAATAAAGACTACCCTACAAAAATCATTGTTAAAGACGAAAACTGTGTAAAGTTACATAATGTAAATGCAGTTGCTTTATTTTCAGACTTTGGACACGGAATTCTTCATGCATTTTTTACTATAAAGAAAAATGAAGTTTTAAAACAATACCCTATAGAGTTTAGCGTATATGTCCTAAATGGCAAAGGTACTATGCGAATCGGCGCCAATGAATATTCCATAGCGAAGAATGAGTACTATCATGTAAAACCAGAAGATTATGCAATATTTGAAAATAGCGAAGATGAAGCTTTAGACATCTTGTATCTAGGAATAAACGATGAAGTAAAATAA
- a CDS encoding NUDIX hydrolase produces MNLPTHIVAAGGLIVNDQDEILLVKNPRKGWEFPGGIVEPGETIPQGLIREIKEEAGIDVEIKNIIGIYSNTKKKKGYNCVDEIPTIVNIDFLCRYISGALTTSNESLEVNWFSKEEALKLVNPKPVSPLHLIHYLLLFYLIHRNKYFSIMH; encoded by the coding sequence ATGAATTTACCAACACATATAGTCGCTGCAGGCGGATTAATCGTAAATGATCAAGATGAAATTCTACTTGTAAAAAATCCACGAAAGGGTTGGGAATTTCCCGGTGGGATTGTTGAACCAGGTGAGACAATTCCACAAGGCTTAATCAGAGAAATAAAAGAAGAAGCTGGTATAGATGTTGAAATAAAAAACATTATTGGAATCTACTCAAATACAAAAAAGAAAAAGGGCTATAATTGCGTTGATGAAATACCAACAATAGTCAATATAGATTTCCTTTGCAGATATATATCCGGAGCCCTAACTACCAGCAATGAAAGCCTTGAAGTAAATTGGTTTTCTAAAGAAGAAGCATTAAAGCTAGTAAATCCAAAACCTGTATCGCCACTTCATTTAATCCACTATCTTCTCTTATTCTATCTCATCCACAGGAACAAATATTTCTCTATCATGCATTAG
- the aroA gene encoding 3-phosphoshikimate 1-carboxyvinyltransferase has product MTEKVYEVKVGQNFIAEIDVPGSKSVANRALIIAALAEGTTVLKNMLFSDDTRYMMEAIRKLGNTVEVDEQKRTVIVKSAAEKVFPETELFIGNAGTAMRFLPTYISAGKGKVSLTGIERMKERPIKDLVDGLRELGVEVTYKEKDGFPPFEIDSNGLPGGEISIRGDKSSQYLTSILLSAPYAKEDVTVKIQGKLVSIPYVDITIRMMKDFGVEVENRDYKEFFIKSGQKYKSREYIVEGDCSSASYFFGIAAITNSEIKVNNVCKNTMQGDIKLLDVLEKMGVSVSYGENHVLVKGSGKLRGITVDMHHMSDVAQTLSVVALFADGVTKIENVYNMRIKETDRIKAVYNELMKLGAKVTELEDGLIIEPAVKYNENVEIDTYDDHRMAMSFSLAGLRIPGVKIKDPDCVSKTFPSYFEEFEKIYNR; this is encoded by the coding sequence ATGACTGAAAAAGTATATGAGGTGAAGGTGGGACAAAACTTCATTGCAGAGATAGATGTGCCAGGTTCAAAATCCGTTGCTAATAGGGCATTAATTATAGCAGCATTAGCAGAGGGGACTACAGTTCTTAAAAATATGCTTTTTTCTGATGATACTCGATATATGATGGAGGCCATTAGAAAGCTTGGCAATACAGTAGAAGTAGATGAGCAGAAAAGAACAGTTATAGTTAAAAGTGCTGCTGAAAAGGTGTTTCCTGAAACAGAATTATTTATAGGAAATGCAGGAACAGCCATGCGATTTTTGCCTACATACATATCAGCAGGGAAGGGAAAGGTAAGTCTTACTGGCATAGAAAGAATGAAAGAAAGGCCTATTAAAGATTTAGTGGATGGACTTAGAGAATTAGGTGTAGAGGTTACATATAAGGAAAAGGACGGATTTCCTCCCTTTGAAATAGATTCCAATGGACTGCCAGGTGGGGAGATTTCTATTCGAGGAGATAAGAGTTCACAGTATCTTACTTCAATCCTTCTTTCAGCACCTTATGCAAAAGAAGATGTTACTGTTAAAATACAAGGGAAACTTGTATCTATACCTTATGTAGATATAACAATTAGGATGATGAAGGATTTTGGGGTCGAGGTAGAAAATAGGGATTATAAAGAGTTTTTTATAAAGTCAGGTCAGAAATACAAGAGTAGAGAGTATATAGTAGAAGGAGATTGCTCTTCTGCATCATATTTCTTTGGAATTGCAGCTATTACTAATAGCGAAATTAAAGTAAATAACGTTTGTAAAAATACTATGCAAGGTGATATAAAACTCCTAGATGTATTGGAAAAGATGGGTGTCTCAGTAAGTTATGGAGAGAATCATGTGTTAGTGAAAGGTAGTGGAAAGTTACGTGGAATAACAGTAGATATGCATCATATGTCTGATGTGGCACAAACCCTTTCAGTAGTAGCACTTTTTGCTGATGGAGTTACTAAGATAGAAAATGTGTATAATATGAGAATAAAGGAAACGGATAGAATAAAGGCAGTATATAATGAGTTAATGAAGCTTGGAGCTAAGGTAACGGAGCTTGAAGATGGTCTGATAATTGAGCCCGCAGTTAAATATAACGAAAACGTAGAAATAGATACATATGACGATCATAGAATGGCTATGAGCTTTTCATTAGCTGGGTTAAGGATTCCGGGGGTTAAAATAAAGGATCCAGATTGTGTTTCTAAAACTTTCCCAAGTTATTTCGAAGAGTTTGAAAAAATATATAATAGATAA
- a CDS encoding class I SAM-dependent methyltransferase — MNQKIYWNNVAAKKEFTTPFHFKVFEKFVEKDALILDVGCGYGRTLQQLHQCGYRNLIGIDFSEKMIERGRNQYPHLDLRIKSKKAIEFDDNSLDAVILFAVLTCIIDNEDQLDLLREIKRVLKPNGVIYINDFLLNSDERNLRRYEDFKDKYHKYGVFELPEGVIVRHHNIEWIKEIVFNFHNIILEQVVYTTMNGNQSNGFYFLGCK; from the coding sequence ATGAATCAAAAAATATATTGGAACAACGTTGCTGCTAAAAAAGAGTTTACAACGCCATTTCATTTTAAAGTCTTTGAAAAGTTTGTTGAAAAGGATGCTTTGATCTTAGATGTAGGCTGTGGTTATGGACGCACTCTACAACAACTACATCAATGTGGTTACCGCAATTTGATTGGAATTGATTTCTCAGAGAAGATGATTGAACGTGGAAGAAATCAATATCCTCATTTAGATTTGAGGATAAAAAGTAAAAAAGCAATAGAATTTGATGACAACAGTTTAGATGCTGTCATATTGTTTGCAGTTCTTACATGTATTATTGATAATGAAGATCAATTGGATTTATTAAGAGAAATAAAGCGTGTTTTAAAGCCAAATGGGGTTATTTATATAAATGATTTTTTACTAAATTCAGATGAACGTAACTTAAGAAGATATGAAGATTTTAAAGATAAGTATCATAAATATGGAGTATTTGAGCTACCAGAAGGTGTTATTGTTAGACATCATAATATTGAATGGATTAAAGAAATAGTTTTTAATTTTCATAATATTATTCTAGAACAGGTTGTATACACGACAATGAATGGAAATCAATCAAATGGATTTTACTTTTTAGGATGCAAATAG
- a CDS encoding NAD(P)/FAD-dependent oxidoreductase has product MEYDIVIIGAGEAGMIAAISAKNTDENTKVLIIDRKEELGGALNSNITVGYGNKYLRRNYTAPEYAQILGENLVDCGIEYKLKTTVLEINDKKEILAVNEEDGIFTIKAKAIVLANGYAEVPRGMSNIPSSRYAGVHTLGNAKDFVHKEGFLPGKSVIIYGASDISLIFARRLIIEGAKVKMVIDNNPYEPTDEATIEQYLGDFNIPLYLGYAIESLTGRERITGISICKLDEDNKMITDTREYYNCDTLIIAPKGRPNRDLAEMAKIAIDESTGGPKVNESYSTNVEGIFACGNALYIHDFLEDFSEEAMIAGKNAVLSLKGEGFSNMALPIVKGSGIQFVAPQYINVGKMEDTLELSYRVDNKFENKKLVVYFNSEKILTKELRKVIPGIKETIIIPKNLINHYKDSEKIFIEIN; this is encoded by the coding sequence GTGGAATATGATATTGTTATAATTGGTGCTGGTGAGGCTGGGATGATTGCGGCTATATCAGCTAAAAACACAGATGAAAATACAAAAGTATTGATTATTGACAGAAAAGAAGAATTAGGTGGAGCATTAAATTCAAATATTACAGTAGGATATGGTAATAAGTATTTGAGAAGAAATTATACTGCCCCAGAATATGCTCAAATATTAGGAGAAAATCTAGTGGATTGTGGTATTGAATATAAGCTGAAAACTACTGTACTTGAGATAAATGATAAAAAGGAAATCTTGGCTGTTAATGAGGAAGATGGGATTTTTACAATCAAAGCTAAAGCTATTGTTTTAGCAAATGGATATGCTGAAGTTCCTAGAGGGATGAGTAACATTCCAAGTAGCAGATATGCTGGTGTACATACTTTAGGAAACGCTAAAGATTTTGTTCATAAGGAGGGTTTTTTACCAGGTAAAAGTGTTATTATATACGGAGCTTCTGATATAAGTTTGATTTTTGCGAGAAGGCTAATTATTGAAGGGGCAAAGGTTAAGATGGTTATTGATAATAATCCATATGAACCTACTGATGAAGCAACTATTGAGCAATATTTAGGAGATTTCAATATTCCCTTATATCTTGGTTATGCTATTGAAAGTTTAACTGGAAGAGAGAGAATAACTGGCATATCTATATGCAAACTTGATGAAGATAATAAAATGATAACAGATACAAGAGAGTATTATAATTGTGATACTTTGATAATTGCTCCAAAAGGAAGACCTAACAGAGACCTTGCTGAAATGGCGAAGATAGCAATAGATGAATCTACTGGAGGACCAAAGGTAAATGAAAGCTATTCTACTAATGTAGAGGGGATTTTTGCTTGCGGTAATGCACTTTATATCCATGATTTCCTAGAAGATTTCTCAGAAGAAGCTATGATAGCTGGGAAAAATGCTGTTTTATCCTTAAAAGGAGAAGGTTTTTCTAATATGGCGTTACCAATAGTAAAAGGCAGTGGAATTCAATTTGTCGCTCCTCAATATATAAATGTAGGGAAGATGGAGGATACATTAGAACTTTCCTATAGAGTAGATAATAAATTTGAAAATAAAAAATTAGTTGTGTATTTTAATAGTGAAAAAATACTTACTAAAGAGTTGAGAAAAGTTATCCCAGGAATAAAAGAAACAATTATCATTCCTAAGAATTTAATTAATCATTATAAGGATTCAGAGAAGATTTTCATTGAAATTAATTAA
- the yeiL gene encoding transcriptional regulator YeiL encodes MIHKNAELLSLYLKKYPIQQYFSCNIISFLSLVEFNDGDFIYKEGDLSSKFFYMISGAAKLSLTHKNGKISIIDFLKAPCFIGEMELIGAQANTNGIQALSKCICFCFDTSNCKELILNDPIFLRYLCLFLSKKALNNTSKYTQNQSYPLKNRLASFILLTNNNGLYVEKHSEVCEYLGTSYRHLLYVLADFCKLGLLEKTTKGYKIIDINSLTTIAKE; translated from the coding sequence ATGATACATAAAAATGCAGAGTTGTTATCTTTATATCTAAAGAAATACCCTATTCAACAATACTTTTCTTGCAACATCATTTCATTTTTAAGTTTAGTAGAATTCAATGATGGTGATTTCATTTACAAAGAGGGTGACCTGTCATCTAAGTTTTTTTATATGATAAGCGGAGCTGCAAAACTTTCTCTAACTCACAAAAATGGTAAAATTTCTATCATCGACTTTTTAAAAGCGCCTTGTTTTATTGGTGAAATGGAATTAATAGGAGCTCAAGCTAATACTAACGGAATACAAGCTTTGTCTAAATGTATATGCTTTTGTTTTGATACATCAAATTGTAAGGAGTTAATTTTAAATGATCCTATTTTCTTAAGATATCTTTGCTTGTTTCTTAGTAAGAAGGCCCTTAATAATACATCAAAGTATACACAAAATCAGTCCTATCCTTTAAAAAACAGACTAGCTTCCTTTATTTTATTAACAAATAACAATGGATTGTATGTTGAAAAACATTCAGAGGTATGTGAATATTTAGGAACAAGCTATCGGCATTTACTATACGTTCTTGCTGACTTTTGCAAATTAGGTTTACTAGAGAAAACAACTAAAGGTTACAAAATAATAGATATAAATTCGCTTACTACAATAGCGAAAGAGTAA
- a CDS encoding IS982 family transposase — MPEFNKDSTITINDLKDFIVVTYVIIDDFYQKVTPTFIKNRRNIAKSVMTDSEIITISLVGELLTIDSEKAWFGFCSKNLRDLFPNFCSRPRFHRVRKSLFRVIDEIRKELTKFLNYQYDRMRIADSMPIPVCKFGRAHFHKAFKPEAAYGRCASKKETYYGFKLHALVALDGYITDFTVTAANIDDRDVVWELTANSEIDILIGDKGYIGQKVASQLKETRYIRLLTINRNNSKTKLLKPFRQLIFKARRRVETTFSQLSEQLNMQRVLTKSTWGFATRISNKILAHNLCYFINKFFNIGIEISKIKELVFG; from the coding sequence ATGCCAGAGTTTAATAAAGATTCTACCATAACAATAAATGACTTAAAAGATTTTATTGTTGTCACTTATGTTATAATTGATGACTTTTACCAAAAAGTAACTCCAACATTTATTAAAAATCGTCGTAACATCGCTAAATCAGTAATGACTGATAGCGAAATAATTACGATTTCTTTAGTAGGTGAACTCTTAACCATTGACTCTGAAAAAGCATGGTTTGGATTTTGCTCTAAAAACCTACGAGACTTATTTCCCAACTTTTGTAGTAGGCCGAGGTTTCATAGAGTTAGAAAGTCATTATTTCGAGTCATTGATGAAATTCGTAAAGAGTTAACGAAATTTCTTAACTATCAATATGACCGAATGAGAATTGCAGATAGTATGCCAATTCCTGTGTGTAAGTTTGGGAGAGCTCATTTCCATAAAGCTTTTAAGCCGGAGGCTGCCTACGGGCGATGCGCTTCGAAAAAAGAAACATATTATGGATTCAAATTACATGCTTTAGTAGCCCTCGATGGCTATATCACAGATTTTACTGTAACAGCAGCAAATATTGATGACAGAGATGTCGTCTGGGAACTCACAGCTAATTCAGAGATTGATATACTAATAGGTGATAAAGGATATATAGGTCAAAAAGTTGCTTCGCAATTAAAAGAAACAAGGTACATTCGTCTTTTAACAATAAATCGTAACAATAGTAAAACTAAACTTTTAAAACCTTTTAGGCAGTTGATATTCAAGGCTCGTCGTAGAGTAGAAACTACTTTTTCTCAGCTCTCCGAGCAATTAAATATGCAGAGGGTTCTTACAAAATCAACTTGGGGATTTGCCACAAGAATATCAAATAAAATATTAGCTCATAATCTTTGCTATTTTATAAATAAATTTTTTAATATAGGTATAGAAATATCAAAGATTAAAGAATTAGTATTCGGATAA